In the genome of Trypanosoma brucei gambiense DAL972 chromosome 4, complete sequence, the window GATGGCGTTTGCATTTCTACCAGTGGCGGCCCAACTATGGGAGAGGGAACCAAAGTAGCTGTCCATAGACATTGAGTTATGCAAACGCTGCGATCCACCTACAAATCGAGCCGTATTCTCTACGCTGGGTGGCGCTGCGCTGGTTTGCTGACGAGTGGATTCAACACCCGTTTCGTCCCCCATGTTAAGTGCATCGATTGAACCACTGCCATTACTCGCCTCCGCGACACTGTTGTCAACGACACCGCTCTCTAGGGCTGAGCACACCGAATAAAGTGTAatatccctttcttcctctttacaTGAGAGCAATGCAGTTGGATCCATGTGCATATGAGAGCATGCTGTTTCCTCATGACCGTCAACATCTTCAGCCACAAGTGTGGTATCGGTGCCGGAGGGGCCATGTGTGGGTGattccttcacttcctcaGTCATATACTTATCACAAGCACACGTATCACCCTCACTTCCGCGTTCCCGCGGTGTGAACCAGCCACTTTCAGCTATTTGTGCACTTCTAACGGTAACCATCGACCCCAGTGAATATAGCGATGGTGCAGACGCCATAACTCCGTCCGTAGTAAAGAGAGTACCATCCGTCCCTGTCTCTCCGTCCATTGTAGTCCCAGTGTCAAAGTTTAATGGAAGGTGGGAATGCAGCGGACCTCGCTCCGCCGGTGTTGGTCCATTCTCTTTgatatttccctcctcacaTGTCGTGTGATCGTTGAGAAGAGTGTGGCATAATCCGTGTAGCATTTCACGTAAGCCATAGTTCGTTAGTGTACTCACCTCGTAATATTGCACGTCGGGAAATGCACTAAACAACTCAAACTGCAGCTCGTGCTGTGTAACAAGCCTATCCATATCCTCAACCTCGGTATTGTCTATAAGATCCACTTTGtttccaacaacaaaaatgtggCGACCACTGATGTCGGGGTTGTGCCGCATGACCAAGTCGAGGTGTTGCGAGGTTACATGAGCAAAACTTTCCCTATTTTTCacatcaaacacaacaatcGCCGCAGAGGCGCAACGGAATGTGGACTTGTCCACAGAGGCGTACCGCTCCAACCCAGCTGTGTCCCAAAGTTGCAGCCGCACATGTTGTCCCGCCCGCACATTCCGCACGACCCGGGAGAAGAAATCGGTCCCCACCGTCGGCGTTGTGGTGTGAAGGGGTTGCAGCGAATTGGAAACAACTTCACCTTCCCGGCTGGACCCTGGTGGTTGTGgcgctgatgatgatgatgatgatgcgaTTTTCTCGTACGGAATGTCGAGGAGCCTCTTTACCATGGACGTCTTACCAACGCTATAGTCGCCCACAATTGCCAccttaaaaacaaacatttgCTCTTCATCTTCCCACTGTTCATCCTCCGGTTCAGTGGGGGCCTCGGTGCACTCCGTCTCGGTTGCGGCCTCCACCAGCCCCGGGAACTCGGGGCGCATCGCCTAAATTAGCTAataagagggaaagaagtagTGAGGAagtataaaaaaacaaatattccaaaggaaatgaaaaaaaattaataataataataataacaacttttctcttccctcaaAACCTTCTTATTTCTATACAGTCCCCTCTGACCTTACCCCTTCGTAAAGGTTTCCTTATACCTGTTTCCTCTATGCAGTTTAACCGAAATCACGACCAAATAATATACTTCCAGCATCAAACAATGATATCAAATACCAACCACAGAGGTACCGCCGCAATGGACAAATGCCTGCACAGCTAACACCctttttttcacctctttGGCACAAAACCGTACAACCGAAGGGGAGACGCGATGACGAAactgaacaaacaaacaaacaaaaacaaacaaataaaaaattaaaaaaaatcattatGTTTGAACATCTAACAGAGAATTTCTCATGTCTTCATCACCTTTACCTATGACATTCTACTTAATTTCTCTTCATTACTAAACTCACGCCTGCATGCGTACTATTGGGACGCTTAGCGCAACGCCCATCGCTCGCTTTTCTGTCCTTTACTTCCATTCCCTTCGGCAAGAATAAACATATGAATATATTTGGGGGTCCGTGCATTAATGAGTaacagtggaagaaaaaaaatttaataaCATTTCCGTTTCATCTCATGTTGGTGACGAGTACcattcaactttttttttttttttttggtaatCCACACGTCACCCGCGATGCGAATATGCTCCCGATTTCCACcccgcttcttttttttttcctttttcttttcctcccaccCCCATTTTTTGtgattttcctttttatatttatgtagTAACGCCCTCTCAAACTATTAACATAAAAACACGTATTTTTCCATTGCATGATTTGCTCCAATcggcaaattaaaaagacCCAGCGGATTTAATGTTCATTTTTTAGCCTTTCATCAATGCCATATCGTGTCGCTGAACTTCGCCGTATCCGCGCAGGCACCGCAGCGCTTTTCCGTCGCGTTATGAACATTTTCCGTGAACCAACGCGTAAACCAATTGCAGcagttttgtctttctttttttttttttttggggggggggtgcgCTTCATGTTGTCCTTCATAAATCAAAGAGCCATGCATACTCCTGCCAGAATTGTCACGAGACGTGTCCAGAAAATAGCAGCAAAGGCAAATCAAATGATGTGAAGACTAACCAGAAGGTTAATGTAGCTcataattgaaaaaaaaaactataaaTGAGCTTTGTTACTGTTTGCTtagaataaataataataataataaaaaaaaaaagaaaagcgacaCCAAAAGCCAAGGAAAGTAAATGTTAACTGACAACCAGTAACTTTGAGGTGTGAGGTCAACCTTTAAAGTGACATTACGTATTAATACTGttgcttttcccctctcttttttttttcttcttccatctccacgacaagagaaaaaaaaaagaagaaaacgaacaaacaaaagaggaacgGAAGAAGCACCAGTGAGTAGCATCAACAAAagatcaaacaaacaagaagaagaaaaaaaaaaaaagattctcTGCATACTTATTTTTGCGTTTATTCTCCTCTTCCGCCTTGAATATGTGTGAGATTGGTTTCAGAACACCAAtaacaattttttcttttttttttttgaaaaaaagaaggaaatttaaaagtagagagagagagagagagttaTAAAAAGCTACCgaaacaggaaagaagataagtcaaaataaaagaggaatgCATGACGGGTCTCTCGGACTGCTGCTCCATTCAAGTAtctgaaacaaaacagaacaaaacaaagaaccaCGTAAACAGGggtgaaagcaaaaaaaaaaaagaaaaaaagaaaaagtgatttttttaaaaaaatttcagGAGTCGTCACATTGTGCATGATAGATATCTTTACTTACTTAAATATCATAAATCAAATAGAAACGAAGCTCATCCGTGAAGTGAAACAAATGTATGTGAGTGAACCATAATACAAATacaagggagaaagaaaggggttTGGGAAAAATACTTGAACAGAAGGAAACCgtaaagataaaaagagaaagaaagaaaaagaaaaagaaaaaatgaaacaccaACAATGAAGATAGCACCACACTTTGAAACCCCAACTTCACCTcaccaaataaaataaaataaaataaaataaaatgaactACAcgaggagagagagagagagagagaggtggtggtggtggtggtgggaggaacgacaaa includes:
- a CDS encoding small GTP-binding rab protein, putative, coding for MRPEFPGLVEAATETECTEAPTEPEDEQWEDEEQMFVFKVAIVGDYSVGKTSMVKRLLDIPYEKIASSSSSSAPQPPGSSREGEVVSNSLQPLHTTTPTVGTDFFSRVVRNVRAGQHVRLQLWDTAGLERYASVDKSTFRCASAAIVVFDVKNRESFAHVTSQHLDLVMRHNPDISGRHIFVVGNKVDLIDNTEVEDMDRLVTQHELQFELFSAFPDVQYYEVSTLTNYGLREMLHGLCHTLLNDHTTCEEGNIKENGPTPAERGPLHSHLPLNFDTGTTMDGETGTDGTLFTTDGVMASAPSLYSLGSMVTVRSAQIAESGWFTPRERGSEGDTCACDKYMTEEVKESPTHGPSGTDTTLVAEDVDGHEETACSHMHMDPTALLSCKEEERDITLYSVCSALESGVVDNSVAEASNGSGSIDALNMGDETGVESTRQQTSAAPPSVENTARFVGGSQRLHNSMSMDSYFGSLSHSWAATGRNANAISSDDHPEASSHRRRIDDMLRRIDRDAELENSAESRHVAEDVDYGATPVDHGNEKPSKVNLSSCSCFGSKGDRSKRSGC